From Acidimicrobiia bacterium, a single genomic window includes:
- a CDS encoding FhaA domain-containing protein: MSMQPIGILAVIVAIVGFLAALALSAPGTRMQMRHERRLHRRLLARLGEQLRELGRSATDRLRPAGEVPLITLQRRAANAAVGASLVHQDGVLLPDDVAVQLHPDDFRRAQIIGSAFGNGIADLLVEIADRHGLVLNARPRVSCEACADVPLGRPRVVGHVVGETVMPTRTLSRPEPSRATTIRVTTPTQAEEHTLQRRASYVGGRSPRCDVVVDEAGVSREHVRITVDDAGTVVVEDLDSLNGTYVGGVRLGAGRRVPWPPGTALGLGHKVTCELVAVGPTYETAESTW; this comes from the coding sequence ATGAGCATGCAACCTATCGGGATCCTGGCTGTCATCGTCGCCATCGTCGGGTTCCTGGCCGCACTCGCGCTCAGCGCGCCCGGCACGCGAATGCAGATGCGTCACGAGCGGCGGCTGCACCGGCGTCTTCTCGCTCGGCTCGGCGAGCAGCTGCGCGAGCTCGGCCGCTCGGCGACGGACCGTCTCCGCCCGGCCGGCGAGGTCCCGCTCATCACGTTGCAGCGACGAGCAGCCAACGCGGCGGTGGGCGCGTCGCTCGTGCACCAGGACGGCGTGCTGCTCCCCGACGACGTCGCGGTGCAGCTCCACCCCGACGACTTCCGTCGCGCGCAGATCATCGGGTCCGCGTTCGGCAATGGGATCGCGGACCTGCTTGTCGAGATCGCGGACCGTCACGGTCTCGTGCTCAACGCGCGGCCACGCGTGTCGTGCGAGGCGTGTGCGGACGTGCCGTTGGGCCGGCCGCGCGTCGTAGGCCATGTCGTCGGCGAGACGGTGATGCCGACGCGCACGTTGTCGCGTCCCGAGCCGTCCCGCGCGACGACGATCCGCGTGACGACACCGACGCAGGCGGAGGAGCACACGCTCCAACGGCGGGCGTCGTACGTCGGCGGCCGTTCACCGCGGTGTGACGTCGTCGTCGACGAGGCAGGTGTCTCGCGCGAGCACGTCCGCATCACCGTTGACGACGCGGGCACGGTGGTCGTCGAGGACCTCGACAGCCTGAACGGGACGTACGTCGGGGGCGTGCGCCTCGGTGCGGGCCGTCGGGTGCCGTGGCCGCCGGGCACGGCGCTCGGCCTCGGTCACAAGGTGACGTGCGAGCTCGTCGCCGTGGGCCCCACGTACGAGACGGCGGAATCGACCTGGTAG
- a CDS encoding WhiB family transcriptional regulator has product MFAIEFNPTEEPWRADALCRDGSASLVELFFSEQLDDIAAAKTFCRECPVRVPCLEGALARREPWGVWGGELFANGKVLAQKRKRGRPPKVRPVETELPTTQSA; this is encoded by the coding sequence ATGTTCGCCATCGAGTTCAACCCCACCGAGGAGCCGTGGAGGGCCGACGCGTTGTGTCGCGACGGCTCGGCGTCGCTCGTGGAGCTGTTCTTCTCCGAGCAGCTCGACGACATCGCCGCGGCGAAGACGTTCTGCCGCGAGTGCCCCGTCCGGGTGCCGTGCCTCGAGGGCGCGCTCGCGCGGCGCGAGCCGTGGGGCGTCTGGGGCGGCGAGCTGTTCGCCAACGGCAAGGTCCTCGCGCAGAAGCGCAAGCGGGGCCGGCCACCGAAGGTCCGGCCCGTCGAGACCGAGCTGCCCACGACGCAGTCCGCGTAA